The genome window TGTTGGATTAGGTGAAAAGCACGTCGGAACAGAGCTGGGACGCGCATAAGAAATGCAGTCCCCACCAAGCTGCCCCGCTAAAGCCGAAACAGGACTAGCGGCCTCAAAAAGGAGCCATCTCTGGGAATTCCTTGGCGAACTTGCAGTCGAAGTCAGCGggctctctttctctcttgtCTCTGCTTCTTCCAATTCCAAACTCGCTCACGCTCCCACGCTCATTCATTCTTCCCATCATTGGGGCACCGCCGGGCCACACAGACGCCGAAACCCACTGACCCAGATTTCCACTCGTACTTTACTTTAATCATCTTAATCTTTTCCCCCCGCCCTGATCGACCCTTTCCTTTGGCTTTTGCAAGTCAAAAATCCAAATCTCGCGCGGCCATTCTGATGCCGGTTGCCACCTCCCCGTCCGCGTTGCCTCGTCCGTCCAGCTTTGCCAAGATGGAGGACAGGAAGAGACCCGCGTCCGGCGCGGTCGACGAAGTAGCTCCCCCGAGCAAGCGCCATCAGGTCAACGGCAGCGGAAAGTCCAAGGATGACTCTGGCGACATGAAAGAAGAGGCCTGGATTGAGGTGAGTCGTCACACGACagccctctcccccccgcgtcatcaccacctgccCCGGCCATCCAGCATCCTCTCTCCTATCCCATCCCTCCTCATTCCTATTCCGGCACTCATCGAGCAGGCCACTCGGACCCTGCTCTGCCATCGCGCGCCAACCAGTTTGCGGCCCTGCCGAGTGATGGGTGACAGTCTCCATCCAGCGCGATGTTTCTGCACGAGTTGCTCGCCCTGACCGCGGCTAATGCGTGGCCTGCTGCCAAATACACAGCGCGCCCGAGTTCTACCAGGTTTCTTCTAGTGTCTCATCACTGCTCATCACTCTTACTTCGCTGCCTCTCCGCTACGATGTGTATACACGTTCCTCTCGGCCGAGTACTAGGGTGATGGTTTTGGCTGACAAGTTTGCGGTACATGTAGGAATATACCAAGGGCGCCATATATCGCCAGATGCAAGAGTACAAACGAGAAAAAGCAAGCCTTGAGAGTCGCGTACAGGAGCTCGAAAAGAACCACACCGACCACGACGACCATATCCGAGTTGTCGACGCCTGGCTACATCAGGTGAGTTTGCTGCCACATTTTTCCGTCCGGAACACCGCAGCTAATGCGCCACAACTAGTTACTGCAAGAAATAGAGTTACTCGTCGATGGCACAGTATCATCTCGCTCTCCGTCAGGTACGAAATCCTTGTCAAGTCTTATCCAGTATCCACTTCTGACTTTGTTAGACTCGCCATTCCCATCGTCAACCGCACTCGGCTTTAAGGACAGCAAGGAGTTCCAGAGACATTTGGGTGACAAGGGCAAAGCTTTCAAATCCAAGGCCGAATCCATTTTTCAGCGTCTAGCAAGCTCACGTGGCGAGGTAAAGCCAGACGTTGCCAAGCTTGAATCTCAGCTCAAGACGGCACTCGCGCAACAAAAGGAGTTACATCTGAAGCTGGACAGGCTCGAGTCGGATAAGGCGCTTCTCTCGGAACAATATGACCAAGCAACGCTGAAAGCAATCAAGGCGGAGAGAAAACTAGACCGTGTGAGAAGCGTCCAGGTTCAAAAGCTGGAACAAAAGGCCCTGGCCAGTGCGACGACACGGCCAGTCAAGACGGAGGAAAATGGTGATTCTTCCGACGACACCGAGGGCAACACCAGCGAGTTGAGGGCACTTTACAAGGAGGCGCAAGCTGTTGTCAACAGGCAAAAGTTGCAGATCGAGGCCATTATCTCCGAAAACAAAGCCCTCATGGAAGAGAACTCGACCTTCAAAACAAAGAGGGAAAGTGTCTCTGATGAAGATTATGTTCGAACAGACGTTTTCAAGCATTTCAAGCTCCAGAATGAGGATCTTATCAAGCGCATCAACCATCTGGAAGCCACTAACAAGCAGCTAcgcgaggaggccgagaagctaCGAGCAGAAAGGTCTGACTGGCAAGTTAAGGTGGAGGCCGAGGCTCAGCTCGTAGTGTCCGAGGCGGAGGACCAAATACAGGCAAAGGATCAGGACCTTACGCGGATTCGAGCTGCCAGAGACGACTTGGTAGCTGAGTTGGCCATGCGCAAGGCCGCTCAGGATCAAGAAAGGGCTGCTTTGGATCAAATGAAGGAACTCGTGAACGCCAAGATGGATCGCATCACCCAACTTGAATCTGAGCTGGAACGACTGCGACCAAGTGAGGACGTGGTCATGACCGACGCACAACCGAATCTCGAATCTTTGTCGATTGAGGAGCTCCGGGCAAAGTGCGCCAAACTTGAGAAAGACTATGCCTCGATCAATGCGGAACTTCCGCTTCTGGAGAAGTCGTACAAAAAGGCCATGGTGCTCGCGCATTCCAAAACCATGGACAACAACGCTGTCGAAGAGCGCATCAACACACTCATGGCCGAGAAAGCCAAAGCGGACCAGAAGTACTTTGCGGCACGGAAAGACATGGATATTCGGCTTCAGGAGATCCGTACCTTGCGTTCGCAAAACTCAAGGAGCTCCGAAATCATCGCACAGCTCAAGGACGTGGAGCATTCCACGAGAAGTGTCATCAGCAACCTGGAGAAGCAAATTGCAACTCTCAAGACCGAGGCCGCAAGCATGGcagcggagaagaagaggcttgAGTTGTTGACAGCGGAAGCGACCAGAAGAGCCGACTCGGTCAAGGGCCAGATTGCCAACTTGACCGAACtgctcaaggccaaggacGCCACAGTGGCTAGCATGAAGGAGCAAACTATGAGCCGGGAGCAAGAGCTGGACAAGATCAAGGCACGGTTAGAGGAGAAGAACTCGGAAATTAGCAAACTGAGGGCCAAGTGTCGCGGCAACTCAAccgatgaagaggaggcttTGCGGGTAGGTTTTTTTCCGTCTCTGTCATGCGCATCAGAGTGGAAGCTAACATTTTGACAGAACTTGGTTATTTGCTCTGTTTGCCGCAGCAATTTCAAAAACACGATACTGAAGGGATGTGGTCATGTTTTCTGCAACAGCTGCGTGGACGACCGGCTGGCCAACCGAATGCGCAAGTGCCCGAGCTGCAACAAGGCGTTTGACCGATCCGATGCCATGGCGGCCCACCTTTAGGCTCGTTCTGGGGCTGACCTGGATGAAATCGGGCGCAGATTTGGGCcagggaggaagatgagagagagggggaagacGAGTAGGCTCTGTTGTTTCTAGCTCTTGTCGTCGCCGGGTCCGTCGCCGCCTTGATCACCGCCTTGAACACCGCCATATCTTCACCATTGCCAAACTCGTCAGCCTGATTGCCCTTGGTTCAGGCTCACAAGAATCGACCTGAACGATGGATCGACGCGGGCTGCGCAGTTTTGGTCCATTGGTCCCTGGACGCCGTTATCGAAACGATTTATCACTATGACACTGTAGAAACAGCGGAGGGAGAAGCTTGAAAGGGGTGATAATTTTCGTTTCTGTTGATGCTTGGATCTCTTCGCCACACAAAGCGTTTTGTAATTCTACCGTGTGAGAGTAGTACGAATAAGTTTTTTCTAGTTTTACTCTTTGCGGCTCGGCATCCTTGGGTCTGGCTACCCTGCCTTGGCTTCTGGCTCTTGATATTTTCGCATTACATTTTTCTCCTTGGTGAGATGGGggacaaggaaaagaaatgagaaggagaaggcagGATATAGATGGCAGGGAGTTATTAGGCATATCATCATTTTTTTCCTGTTATGTTGGGTGGGGTTGGCTGGGATGGGGAGTTGAGTAtaagggtggtgatgagtgCTTTTATATAGGGATTGATACTCTGCCAGCCTTTGCTAAAGTTTTGGGAGGTATAtcagaaagaaagaaggaaggaaggggaagtAGTGTACAAAGAAGTAAAACAACATTCAACACCTCTTGTTACTTGTTAGATGATTGTTTATCTAAGCATCTATACCATCGTGCCGTGTCTTCTATCTTCTCGAAGTAGACCCATACCCAGTGCTTTCATGACTTGGTCCAGAACTCCCCGAGCCAGACGACCTCGACGGTCCAGCAGCACCACTGCCCCAACCgctccccccacctccaaaccTGCTCGACCCGCCGCGGTAGTTGTCCTCATAATTGCTGTTGTTATACCCCCCGAAAGTACTGGAATTattccccctcctctgcccaGCCATATACCCCCCCGCCGCCCCCGACGCCAGCCCCGTCCAAAACCCCGGCCGCCAGCCCTGTTCCTGCTGTTGTGACTGTCTGGAACTCGAACTCGTTGTTTTCGGGCGTCTAGTCCCCCTTCCTGAACCAGAACCAGGgtaaggaggaggcggatcgtcatcgtcatcgttgttacccccccaccccgaACCGTAACCCCCTCCTGTCCGTGGTTGTCTCCTCTGCCCATTGGCAGTACTatccctcgcccccctccagcccccCCAGATAATCCACACCAGCACTCCAACAAAAATGATTCCGAAGAGTACACCCCCCCAATCTGTTTCATTCTTGTCGTTCATCAACAGACCCGGTTTGAAGTACAAACCAGGGTGTTCCTGCCTGCCTTGATCGGTGAGCTGTAAAGTGTACTCCACCCCGCAACTCCCTTTTAGGACATAAGGGTCATCCGGGGAATCGTACCCCTCGCAAATAACCTCTGTCCTGTCGAggcggagggtggggggCAGGGAGGCGGTGCAGGACCATTCTATGTCTTCGGATGTGTAAGAGGAGCCGGTGTTGAGGCAGCGCATGGTTgtgatggaggaggcttCGGGGAGGGAGCAGAGTTTGGGCGGGGATGTACATTTTagttgggggatgggggagacGCGGCGggaggtggttttggagtGGGAGTTTAAGGTGAGACTTTTAACCTGTGGAAGTGTCAGTAAAGAGGGGGGCCATCAAGCTGGGACTGGTGGATAGATAGAAAGGGGTGGGAATTGGCGCAGAAAAGGGGGCGTACTTGGGAGAGGAGAATGGCGTTCTTAGGtttggttgctgctgttgcttgGCCTGAGAAGGAAAGGAGGGCCGTGGCAGCGAGGAGGGCCgcggggttggagatgaggtGGTGCAtgctggtggttgagggttgGTGATAGCCTCAATATAAGCTTGGAGTTATAGCAAAACTTGAGGTGTAGGCCAAGTGAGTAAGAACGGGAGCGATTGGCAGCCTCGGCTCGGTTTCTTTGTCCAAACTGTCAGCGTCTAAGACGCGTAGGCAACTTCTCCTCACACACGCACTTTTTAGCCTCGTCAGTCACAACACACTCCAAAAGGCCAGATATCTGATGATTGCCACCTATTCTTCAGTTAGTGCGTGTCTAGAACTTATAAACACGCCCGGACTTACAAACCGTTCTGGTAGAAAACCTGATAAAAATTGCGCGTAGCAGATGTAGTTAAGTGAGTGAATGTGGTGTAGTAGGGAAATAAGTTGGGTAGTGATAAGTGGGGCCACTCAAGTGGCCGTAAGCTCACTCAACTCACTTCGCTGGCAGTTAAAATGCAGTGGCGAATGGCCGTCTTTTGAACACGTCAACCGCTTCTACGGCATCAAACAGAATAGGTCATGAGCGTGAGGCAACTAGGCGACTGTAGCAAAATTCCCGTCTCATTTTGATATCATCTCGCAGTCCTTCCTCTGCAAGGCTAGACTGCCACCTTATCTCATCTCATTTGAACCGCCGACAGCATACCACAGTATGGGCGTGCCAAGCTTGTAACGTTATCAACGAACGGGTTGCCTCACTTTATTTCACTAAAGAAATCAAGCGTCTGATGAAGCTGTCATAATATTTTTTACAATTACAGCACTGAGTAGCGCATACAACACACACTCTTGCCTTCCCATCCAACTATATAATAACCTAGTAAATGTGTAAAATGTGTACTCGAACCAGACGCGGAAATATACCAACCCAAACGCCTCGCCTTTTTGGTTTgacttgcttgcttgctaTGTGGGATATCTCGAAAAACGGCAGCCAAAAACAAACTCTACTTCTTCTTGAAACAAAATCACCGGTTCTTCTCCAAACTCTGCAAGTTGACCAACTCGGCATATCTGCCGTTGGCCTTCATCAACTCAGAGTGACTTCCCTTCTCCACTATTCTCCCCTGATCAAACACATAAATGATATCCGCCTTTTGAATCGTGCTCAGTCTGTGCGCCACCGCAATTGTCGTTCTCCCCTTGGCAGCCTTGTCCAAAGCAGCCTGCACAACGTGTTCAGACTCGGAGTCAAGCGCCGAAGTAGCCTCGTCAAGAAGCAAAATCTTGGGATCGCGGACCAAGGCACGAGCAATAGCGATACGCTGCTTCTGGCCACCGCTGAGCAGAGCACCCTTGGAACCAACAACAGTATTGAATCCATCAGGAAGCGAGAGAATAAAGTCATAAATGTTGGCTTCCTGGCAGGCAAACTTGATCTGCTCATCAGACACCTCATAGGGTGCACCGAGCAAGATGTTTTCCTTGATGGTGCCCTGGTACAGTGTAGGCTCCTGAGACACGAGCGCAATGAAGCTGCGGTACTCGTTAATGTTGAGAGTGCTAATCTCCTTGCCGTCGACAAAGATACCACCAGCGAGAGGGTCGTAGAAGCGTTCCAGAAGAGCGATGGTGGTCGATTTGCCGCATCCAGAGGCACCGACAAGAGCAACATACTGACCAGGCgagatggtgaggttgagcCCACGCAGGACAGGCTGCTCGGGTCTAGTAGGGTACCTAAAGTGAACATCGCGGAACTCCAAGCTCCCCTCGATGGCCTCAACCTTGTCGCCGTCCTCGGACCAAGTATCGATAGTCGGCTTCATGTCGAACAGAGTCTTGAGGTTGCGAGAggcctcggccgccttgcCCATGTCGGGAGCAAAAGAGAACACCGAGCCGGCAGACTGAGCACCGAAGATGACAGAGGTAAAGACCAAGAAGAACTGGAACATGTCGTACTCGTACTTGGCGATCAAAGTACCGCCGTACCAGAAACCGAGCGCAAAGGCCAAGAACATGAGTGACTGAGAGCCGGCGTACAGCAAACTCGACTTCAAGACCGAGATAAGACTGGCGCGTTGCTGAATAGCCAATGACTCGCGATAGTTGCGAAGCACATCCTGCTCCCGAGTGAGCGAAGCAACGGTGCGAATGGCAGTGATGGCCTCGGAAGCAAAGCTGGCGGAGCCCTGGTAGGCACGCTTCGCGCGGCGTTGATAGTGAGCAAGCATCCAGAACCGGAAGAAACCGCATCCAATAAGGAGAGGCATGGTAGCAATGCAGACCAAAGCCAACTTCCAGCCTATGGCAAGCGCAACGGTGCAAGCAGCAATGAGTGTCGAGGTGACCATGATCAAAGTGCCCAAAGTAGAACCGCTCAAGCCAGCAACATGTGTCGTTTCAGTGCTCAAGAACGAGGTGAGAGCACCAGCCGAATGCTCATCGGTATCAAAGTACTCGACATCCTGGCGGAGCATGGTGCGGAAAGACCTGTCGCGAACACGGTGGATGAGGCGCTCACTGCACTTCGCAAAGACGATGCCTTGGGCCGTGAAAGCGATGAACATGACGAGGGCTAACATCAAGTACATGAGGCACCAGAAAGAGGCTTCAGATTTCATAAAGTCTCTGGCCTCTTGGGTTGTGGGGGGAATAGACCTGAAAAATATCAGCTATGGTCGAATGCACAACAAACAGGAAAACTTACAGGGCAGTGATAAGCTTGGCGAAGAAGACAGCCTGGGTCGGGTTACCCAGACCGCAGATAGCAGAAAAGAATAGACCAATCAACATGAGCTTCCACTCCTTCTTGTTGAAGCTGGCAATCACCTTGATCAGAGTCCACAAGCTATACTTATTGGGAGTGGCCTTGGCACGTCCGGCCAATGCCATGGAGCTGACACTCTGGGTCGACTTGCTCCTGTTGAGCTTGGCATTGATATCGTCCTCTGGGTCCCCGGGGACACCCTCCTGTTTCTGGGCGGCGGATGCCTTGCGGATAAGAGcagcttcctcttcctcgttgatggcctcctcttcctcagcagTCATCTCATTGACAGCGGCGATAGCCTGAGCAGTAACCAAGTTGTAGTATGAGCCACGCTTTTCCAAGAGCTCGTCGTGTGTACCCTGTTCGACGATCTTGCCCTTGGTCATGACCACAATGTTGTGAGCATCCTTGATGGTTGACAACCGATGAGcaatggtgatggtggtacGGCCTTCAGAAGCAACCTCCAGAGCAGCCTGTACAACGCCCTCAGACTTGGTATCCAATGCGCTGGTGGCCTCATCAAGGAGCAAAATCTTGGGATCCGACACCACAGCACGAGCGATAGCAATGCGTTGCTTCTGGCCACCACTGAGGAGAAAACCACGTTCACCGACGTTTGTTTCGTAGCCTTCAGGAAGAGATGTGATGAAGTCGTGAGCGTTGGCCTTCCTGGCCGCGTCCTCGATGAGCTCTCTCTGCTTTTCAGGGCCCTCATTTTCCCACTTGGTACCAATCAACCCGTGGCGGATGTTTTC of Podospora pseudopauciseta strain CBS 411.78 chromosome 7 map unlocalized CBS411.78m_7, whole genome shotgun sequence contains these proteins:
- the BRE1 gene encoding E3 ubiquitin-protein ligase bre1 (COG:O; EggNog:ENOG503NW1B); translation: MQSPPSCPAKAETGLAASKRSHLWEFLGELAVERALFLSCLCFFQFQTRSRSHAHSFFPSLGHRRATQTPKPTDPDFHSYFTLIILIFSPRPDRPFPLAFASQKSKSRAAILMPVATSPSALPRPSSFAKMEDRKRPASGAVDEVAPPSKRHQVNGSGKSKDDSGDMKEEAWIEEYTKGAIYRQMQEYKREKASLESRVQELEKNHTDHDDHIRVVDAWLHQSYSSMAQYHLALRQYPLLTLLDSPFPSSTALGFKDSKEFQRHLGDKGKAFKSKAESIFQRLASSRGEVKPDVAKLESQLKTALAQQKELHLKLDRLESDKALLSEQYDQATLKAIKAERKLDRVRSVQVQKLEQKALASATTRPVKTEENGDSSDDTEGNTSELRALYKEAQAVVNRQKLQIEAIISENKALMEENSTFKTKRESVSDEDYVRTDVFKHFKLQNEDLIKRINHLEATNKQLREEAEKLRAERSDWQVKVEAEAQLVVSEAEDQIQAKDQDLTRIRAARDDLVAELAMRKAAQDQERAALDQMKELVNAKMDRITQLESELERLRPSEDVVMTDAQPNLESLSIEELRAKCAKLEKDYASINAELPLLEKSYKKAMVLAHSKTMDNNAVEERINTLMAEKAKADQKYFAARKDMDIRLQEIRTLRSQNSRSSEIIAQLKDVEHSTRSVISNLEKQIATLKTEAASMAAEKKRLELLTAEATRRADSVKGQIANLTELLKAKDATVASMKEQTMSREQELDKIKARLEEKNSEISKLRAKCRGNSTDEEEALRNLVICSVCRSNFKNTILKGCGHVFCNSCVDDRLANRMRKCPSCNKAFDRSDAMAAHL
- a CDS encoding uncharacterized protein (EggNog:ENOG503NZ28; COG:S) is translated as MHHLISNPAALLAATALLSFSGQATAATKPKNAILLSQVKSLTLNSHSKTTSRRVSPIPQLKCTSPPKLCSLPEASSITTMRCLNTGSSYTSEDIEWSCTASLPPTLRLDRTEVICEGYDSPDDPYVLKGSCGVEYTLQLTDQGRQEHPGLYFKPGLLMNDKNETDWGGVLFGIIFVGVLVWIIWGGWRGARDSTANGQRRQPRTGGGYGSGWGGNNDDDDDPPPPYPGSGSGRGTRRPKTTSSSSRQSQQQEQGWRPGFWTGLASGAAGGYMAGQRRGNNSSTFGGYNNSNYEDNYRGGSSRFGGGGSGWGSGAAGPSRSSGSGSSGPSHESTGYGSTSRR
- a CDS encoding uncharacterized protein (EggNog:ENOG503NU2T; COG:Q); the protein is MAADQYSEKSEPTRAVSPESPEIQESRDVSPSADLKKLDSKVVAPPPEADDDNEADPFKHLPEREAKILRDQVYTPDIKVGVATLYRYSSRNDIIILVVSAICAIASGAALPLMTVVFGNLQGTFQDYFTPGSNLSYDEFTSELGSLCLYFVYLAIGEFVTSYVATVGFIYCGEHISAKIREHYLESCMKQNIGFFDKLGAGEVTTRITADTNLIQEGISEKVGLTLQAVATFVAAFVIGFVSYWKLTLILMSTVVALLLVMGTGSTFIVKYSRQNISAYAQGGSVAEEVISSVRNAVAFGTQDRLAKQYDVHLIKAEFFGFKLKSVLGVMVAGMMLILYLNYGLAFWMGSVFLLDGSTTLSKILIVMMAVMMGAFNLGNVAPNMQAFTTALGAAAKIYSTIDRISPIDPSTDDGIKLEKVEGTIRLENIKHIYPSRPEVVVMDDVTLEIPAGKVTALVGASGSGKSTIIGLVERFYAPIEGTVYLDGVDISTLNLRWLRQQIALVSQEPTLFGTTIYENIRHGLIGTKWENEGPEKQRELIEDAARKANAHDFITSLPEGYETNVGERGFLLSGGQKQRIAIARAVVSDPKILLLDEATSALDTKSEGVVQAALEVASEGRTTITIAHRLSTIKDAHNIVVMTKGKIVEQGTHDELLEKRGSYYNLVTAQAIAAVNEMTAEEEEAINEEEEAALIRKASAAQKQEGVPGDPEDDINAKLNRSKSTQSVSSMALAGRAKATPNKYSLWTLIKVIASFNKKEWKLMLIGLFFSAICGLGNPTQAVFFAKLITALSIPPTTQEARDFMKSEASFWCLMYLMLALVMFIAFTAQGIVFAKCSERLIHRVRDRSFRTMLRQDVEYFDTDEHSAGALTSFLSTETTHVAGLSGSTLGTLIMVTSTLIAACTVALAIGWKLALVCIATMPLLIGCGFFRFWMLAHYQRRAKRAYQGSASFASEAITAIRTVASLTREQDVLRNYRESLAIQQRASLISVLKSSLLYAGSQSLMFLAFALGFWYGGTLIAKYEYDMFQFFLVFTSVIFGAQSAGSVFSFAPDMGKAAEASRNLKTLFDMKPTIDTWSEDGDKVEAIEGSLEFRDVHFRYPTRPEQPVLRGLNLTISPGQYVALVGASGCGKSTTIALLERFYDPLAGGIFVDGKEISTLNINEYRSFIALVSQEPTLYQGTIKENILLGAPYEVSDEQIKFACQEANIYDFILSLPDGFNTVVGSKGALLSGGQKQRIAIARALVRDPKILLLDEATSALDSESEHVVQAALDKAAKGRTTIAVAHRLSTIQKADIIYVFDQGRIVEKGSHSELMKANGRYAELVNLQSLEKNR